The Sphaerisporangium siamense genome includes the window CCGTCCCTGCCGGGGTGCAGAGTCGTGGTCGTCACGAGTTGCGGTCGTCCCGTCCGCCCCGGGTGCGGGTGCGCCGCGGCCGCTCGGCCCGCTCCTCGCGGGGCGCGGACGGCTCGCGGAACTCGGGCTCGGAGCGGCCCGCGCCGTCGCCGTCGCCGGAGGCGCCCTCGGCCTTGGCCGCGGCCTCCTTCTCGATGACCTCGACGGGCACCAGGGACAGCTTGCCGCGCGAGTCGATCTCGGCGATCTCCACCTGGATCTTGTCGCCGACGTTCATGACGTCCTCGACGTTCTCGATGCGCTTGCCGCCGTGCAGCTTGCGGATCTGCGAGACGTGCAGCAGGCCGTCCTTGCCGGGCAGCAGGCTGACGAACGCGCCGAACGCGGCGATCTTGACGACCGTGCCCAGGTAGCGCTCGCCGACCTCCGGCATGTGCGGGTTGGCGATCGAGTTGATCGTGCTGCGCGCGGCCTCCGCCGACGGACCGTCGGTGGCGCCGATGTAGATCGTGCCGTCGTCCTCGATCGTGATCTCGGCGCCGGTGTCGTCCTGGATCTGGTTGATCATCTTGCCCTTGGGGCCGATGACCTCGCCGATCTTGTCGACCGGGACCTTGATCGTGATGATGCGCGGCGCGGTCGGGTTCATCTCGGCCGGGGAGTCGATGGCCTCCTGCATGACCGAGAGGATCGCCAGGCGCGCGGCCCTGGCCTGCTTCAGCGCCCCGGCCAGGACCTCGGCCGGGATGCCGTCCAGCTTGGTGTCGAGCTGGAGCGCGGTGATCAGGTCACGGGTGCCGGCGACCTTGAAGTCCATGTCGCCCATGGCGTCCTCGGCGCCGAGGATGTCGGTGAGCGTCACGTAGGTGCCGTTCTCGCCGATGAGGCCCATCGCGATGCCCGCCACCATGTCCTTCAGCGGGACGCCCGCGTCCAGCAGCGCCATGGTGGAGGCGCAGACCGAGCCCATGCTGGTCGAGCCGTTGGAGCCGAGAGCCTCCGACACCTGGCGGATGGCGTACGGGAACTCCTCGCGGGTCGGCAGCACCGGCAGCAGCGCCCGCTCGGCGAGCGCGCCGTGGCCGATCTCGCGGCGCTTGGGCGAGCCCACCCGGCCGGTCTCACCGGTGGAGTAGGGCGGGAAGTTGTAGTTGTGCATGTACCGCTTGGTGCGCTCGGGGTTGAGCGTGTCGATCATCTGCTCCATGCGCAGCATGTTCAGCGTGGTGATGCCCAGGATCTGGGTCTCGCCGCGCTCGAACAGGGCCGAGCCGTGGACCCTCGGGACCACGTGGACCTCGGCGCTGAGCTGGCGGATGTCCTTGGTGCCCCGGCCGTCGATGCGCACGCCCTCGTTGATCACGCGCTCGCGCATGAGCTTCTTGGTCAGCGTGCGGAACGCGGCGGAGATCTCCTTCTCGCGGCCCTCGAAGTCCGCGCCGAGCTTCTCCAGCGCCAGGGCCTTGACGCGGTCGAGCTCGGTCTCGCGCTCCTTCTTGCCGGCGATGGTCAGCGCCGAGGCCAGCTCGCTCTTCACCGCGCCGGAGACGGCCTCGTAGGCGTCCTCCTGGTAGTCCAGGAAGACCGGGTACTGGGCGGTCTCCTTGGCGGCGACCTCGGCGATCTGGCTCTGGGCCTCGACCAGCACCTTGATGAACGGCTTGGCCGCCTCAAGGCCCTCGGCGACGGTCTCCTCGGTCGGCGCGACCGAGCCCTCGGCGACGAGCCGCAGCGTGTCACGGGTGGACTCGGCCTCGACCATCATGATCGCGACATCGCCGTCCTCCAGCACGCGGCCGGCGACGACCATGTCGAAGGTGGCGCCCTCCAGCTCGGCGTGGGTCGGGAACCCCACCCACTGGCCGTTGATCAGCGCGACGCGGACGCCGCCGATCGGGCCGGAGAAGGGCAGACCCGCGAGCTGCGTGGACAGGCTGGCCGCGTTGATCGCGACCACGTCGTACAGGTGCTCGGGGTTGAGGGCCATCACCGTGGCCACGACCTGGACCTCGTTGCGCAGGCCCTTGACGAAGGACGGGCGCAGCGGACGGTCGATCAGGCGGCAGGTGAGGATGGCGTCCTCGGAGGGACGGCCCTCACGCCGGAAGAACGAGCCGGGGATGCGGCCCGCGGCGTACATCCGCTCCTCGACGTCGACGGTGAGCGGGAAGAAGTCCAAGCCTTCCTTGGGATTCTTGGACGCGGTGGTGGCGGACAGGACCATCGTGTCGTCATCGAGGTACACGACGGCGCTTCCCGCCGCCTGG containing:
- a CDS encoding polyribonucleotide nucleotidyltransferase; this encodes MEGVHSTEAVIDNGSFGTRTVRFETGRLARQAAGSAVVYLDDDTMVLSATTASKNPKEGLDFFPLTVDVEERMYAAGRIPGSFFRREGRPSEDAILTCRLIDRPLRPSFVKGLRNEVQVVATVMALNPEHLYDVVAINAASLSTQLAGLPFSGPIGGVRVALINGQWVGFPTHAELEGATFDMVVAGRVLEDGDVAIMMVEAESTRDTLRLVAEGSVAPTEETVAEGLEAAKPFIKVLVEAQSQIAEVAAKETAQYPVFLDYQEDAYEAVSGAVKSELASALTIAGKKERETELDRVKALALEKLGADFEGREKEISAAFRTLTKKLMRERVINEGVRIDGRGTKDIRQLSAEVHVVPRVHGSALFERGETQILGITTLNMLRMEQMIDTLNPERTKRYMHNYNFPPYSTGETGRVGSPKRREIGHGALAERALLPVLPTREEFPYAIRQVSEALGSNGSTSMGSVCASTMALLDAGVPLKDMVAGIAMGLIGENGTYVTLTDILGAEDAMGDMDFKVAGTRDLITALQLDTKLDGIPAEVLAGALKQARAARLAILSVMQEAIDSPAEMNPTAPRIITIKVPVDKIGEVIGPKGKMINQIQDDTGAEITIEDDGTIYIGATDGPSAEAARSTINSIANPHMPEVGERYLGTVVKIAAFGAFVSLLPGKDGLLHVSQIRKLHGGKRIENVEDVMNVGDKIQVEIAEIDSRGKLSLVPVEVIEKEAAAKAEGASGDGDGAGRSEPEFREPSAPREERAERPRRTRTRGGRDDRNS